The Anaerosporomusa subterranea nucleotide sequence ATCAGTATTATCGCTGGCGCTCTTTCACTAATGCTGCTTAACTTACCGGTGCTTGTACGCGTAACAGAGGAATCTGTCCGAACTGTCCCCGCTTCGTTCCGTGAAGCCAGTCTAGCGCTTGGAGCAACCAAATGGCAAACCATTTGGCGGGTAGTTTTGCCTAATGCCTTGCCTGGTATTATTACTGGGGTAACGCTGACTGCAGGCAGGGCTCTTGGTGAAACTGCTATCCTGATTTTTACTTCCGGTACGACCGTATCGCGGCATTTGCCAGATTTTGATCTTCTCGCCTCAGGCGAAACACTGGCTGTGCATATGTGGTATGTCATGGCTGTTGGTCTAGTGCCTGATCGGATGGACATTGCCAACGGCATTGGAGCACTCTTGATTCTTATGGTACTATTATTTAACCTTGCGTTGGCTATTCCGGCCGAATTGCTGCGCCGGCGAATGACCGGATCGGGACGCTGACAAACAGGAGGCGTATCATGCTATCAGGTTTTGACGTTGATACCACAAGCAATGAGTGGGATTTTTTGTGCGCTGAATTGCGTGATATAATAAATAATCGTCGTAT carries:
- the pstA gene encoding phosphate ABC transporter permease PstA, with the protein product MSPRLTDKLATAVMWLAALLILGILFCFLGYMLIKGLPVLSWDFISGMPSDTRAGGGVGPQLFNSFYILFLSMALAMPVAIGAGIYLAEYAGNNWLTDLVRLSTESLASVPSIVLGLFGMIVFVNMAGFSISIIAGALSLMLLNLPVLVRVTEESVRTVPASFREASLALGATKWQTIWRVVLPNALPGIITGVTLTAGRALGETAILIFTSGTTVSRHLPDFDLLASGETLAVHMWYVMAVGLVPDRMDIANGIGALLILMVLLFNLALAIPAELLRRRMTGSGR